TGTTGGGATTAACATTGAGATAGGTGTCTATCAACCATTGCGGCACTGCCAGCCCCACCATAGTTTCATTGATGCCAATCTTGAAATTCGGCAGCATAATGCGATATTCACTGCTCAGCGCTAGCATCGAGCCACCCGCCACCGTGTGGCCATTGATGAGCGCCACTGTGATGAGCGGCGTTGAGTAGATCGTGCGCCAGAGATTCTGCAAAGCGCACCAAATGCTCTGCAATTGCGACGTCTCCGCCTTGTAGCACTCTTTCAGATCAAGACCAGCGCAGAAGATGCGCTCCGACGACGAGGTGAGTATGAGGCCGCGACACTTCGATTGCTCGGTCGCTTTGATGGAGCGCGCCACTTCGCCCATGAAGGCGGCGTTGAGCGCATTGGCCGGCGGCCGATTGAGTGTGAGCGTAGCGATGCCGGTTTTATCGTCGACGCTCAGTGTGGTGAATTGTGGTGGGGACGCGCTGCCGGCGCTGGCGGTGTAGTTGCGTGCGAGCGCGCTTGGTTTCACGAGGCGGCGGAGACCGTGTGTCGGCAAATGCATAATGCGTGTGGCCATTTCgtgcgatttatttgttttagtagTATTTCACtatattgttattaattaattaaacgcTCACTATTTTCACtgtacacaaatattttctacATAAACGTTTTCGCTGCTCTTCACTGCTGCGTGCACAACAATTTAGCTCTGCGTGTGACTGGCCAAGTGATTGCCGTGTGAAGCGTATAAGAAACATCGGAAGCGTAATTCACCACAGTCGCAGCTGTTTCTTGATTTTCTGCTTTgtcattttgtttattgttttctttgcttttgcgtttatctgtgtgtatgtgcatactgtgatatattattttggtggACAGTGGCGCGTCTAAATATATTGTAGAAGGTActcaatataaaaaatctgaaaatactgaaaaaaaaaataaaaaaaattaaatttattttatttcatttattttcaaagcaattcgtatatatttcatttgcctttatcaatacatatttattgtaataatactattttttctcaattttttacgttaaaaagtgaaatattactatctaatttctataattttcaattaaaaaatttgtattttaattttgttttattttttttattaaataccaaaaaaaaaaaataataaaaattattataaattttttttataattatttgcatacatataatttttctctTATTTACCTTTTCTGCTATTTTCTATGATTCTgaagattttaacatttgtttatattaaaaattttattctcatatttttaatttatattaaatttccatattttttaatttatattaaatcccCAAAGTGTGTTGAAAACACCCCTCGTTTACCAATTTGTTGGTTTCTTATCTCTCTCTGTTTATTTCAACGATCAGTGGTGGATCCACGggggggtgtgtgtgtttgttaaaacaccccctaaactcagagaaaaatatatgtttgttgataagggtttggaatgaggttattgatcaaaaaaatcacatcaaattaaaggcaattataataagttacaagatttttgttgttattcatataattcgaactttctctacatttgtacaaacagtatcgctga
This portion of the Zeugodacus cucurbitae isolate PBARC_wt_2022May chromosome 3, idZeuCucr1.2, whole genome shotgun sequence genome encodes:
- the LOC105211496 gene encoding enoyl-CoA delta isomerase 1, mitochondrial-like, which gives rise to MATRIMHLPTHGLRRLVKPSALARNYTASAGSASPPQFTTLSVDDKTGIATLTLNRPPANALNAAFMGEVARSIKATEQSKCRGLILTSSSERIFCAGLDLKECYKAETSQLQSIWCALQNLWRTIYSTPLITVALINGHTVAGGSMLALSSEYRIMLPNFKIGINETMVGLAVPQWLIDTYLNVNPNRRVAEWDLTASRMYSSEGALKTGLVDELVANKEQALERAVAFINGYPKHSLVARAITKQQFRAAALRNFEDNRQHDLEMFLSTIQKPEVQSNLGAYLESLKKKA